The Meriones unguiculatus strain TT.TT164.6M chromosome 3, Bangor_MerUng_6.1, whole genome shotgun sequence genomic sequence tccgtgtttctctgtgtagccccggctgtcctggaactcactctgtagaccagctggtctcaaactcaagagatccacctgcctctacctccagagtgcttggattaaagctgtgtgctagTACCCCCCTgctcaactttctttttttttttttttttgttgaccTTACTATGTATCCCTAGCTGGGATCCCAGCtatgcagacaaggctggcctcaaactctctgagatcctcctgcctctgcctctctagtgctgggaccTCACAGGATTCTTTACAACAGTGTTGGGCAGCACAGTTCAGCGggtttagttatttttctgttgctattaATGTCACAGCCCCATCCGTCCTGCTCAGCAGGTCCAGACCCAAACACCTCTGGACTGAGAAGTCAAGGGACTTTGTAAGAGGTCTGACTAAAGAGCCATTTGTTTACTAAATTGATTTACTCATCACTGTCATTCAACAATGACCAAGCCCCAGCTGTGTACCCACTGCCTGATTGGTGCTGGGGAAGCAAGGGTGAACTAGAAGTCCTGCCTTCGGACTGAGCCTGGGCTTGTGAGCAGCCTGGAAGGTGGCTGCTCAGTAAATGCTTGTGAGCCGGACAGGATGAAGGGGCTACCTCTGAGAGGCTTCCATGGTCTTCACCAGCATTTCACACTGTGTCTTCAAGGAGGGCCAGCCATTGCTTTGCAAGGAATGAGTTAAGGGGGCCCTGTGCGGGCCGCTGTGCTGGAGTCTGTGGACATTCGTTTCCACGTAAACAGCATCGTGTCTCTACTATAGATGACATGACTTGTCTGAGGTTACACCCACCGCACAGCTAGTCAGTGGAAAAACAGACTCAGAGGCCTGGGTTACCTGACTCTAAAAACACGTATCTCTCCCGGCAGATTGGGTTCTGGACTTTCAGGGCTTCACCCCCAGCACCTGGGGGCTAGGGAAGCTCACAGCAACCAGAGGGTGGCAAACccacaagaggcaggcagaggtgtGTGTCTGGAGTTTTgggtagagaagggaggagggtgaAAAAGGGCGCTTCCCTCACTGGCTCACAGGCAGAGAAGTACAAGAGGAAACCATTTGTGTAGAACTCTGTGGCTGGAATCCACTGGGCATGCTCCTGGGTCAAGAGGTCCCTTCTGTGGTGCTTAGGATCTGCCCAGTCAGAGTTAGCCACAGCCACGCATAGTTCTCTCCACAGGCCAGGAGTGCTCGGATCGGATCTCAATTATCTTCTGGCTTCTAGACTTCACATTCATCCTAGTCCAGGCCTGGCTTGTGGGAGAGAGGGGATGAGAAAAACGCAGCAACTTGACAGAGTGACCTGGTAATAACCTGGGAGCTGGGTAAGATGTCAGCTCCTCTTGGGCACAGACAAGGGAGGGTTGGTGGTTAGAGATGCTGGTGACCAGAGGGTCAGGTATGCACTGCTACCTGTGAGCTCAGAAAAAGGTGCTTGATGGCCGCTTCATCCCAGAGCATGGAGCTGAGTTCTGGGCCTGTAAACTCAGAGAGATTCTGCCTCTGGGCCTGGGGGAAGCTGTAAATCTGCACATTTAACATGTACATTGGGGAGCTCTGACAGTACCACAGACTGGAGGCTCAGACTGCCAAACTGCAAAGGAGTGTTTCCTCACGGTGAGGCTGAAGATCCAACCTCATCACAGGGTtggtttctgcctctgccttctgtgtaTGAGGACATGGCCTCTTCTCTGCTCAGTCCCTGCTGttgcttccttcttttttctggAGATAAAGGCTCAGTATGTAGTTCAGGTTGGCCTGGTGAGCTCCTGACCCTCTTGCCTcactctgcctcttgagtgctgggattacaagtgtgcactaccacactAGCTTCTGCTGTCCACCCCTAccccctttctgttttttgttttgttttgttaatacatggcatctcactatgcagccttggctagcctgggactcagagatctgcctctgccatcatgaatgctgggactaaagagcactgactgcctagcactggtggcacttgcctttaatcccagcactctgaagggagaggcagttggatctctgtgagctttctgaggccagcctggtctacagagtgagttccagggcagccaacactgcacagagaaaccctcacttaaaaacaaacaaacaaaacataacaacaacaaagagcaTTGACTACCACATCTTATAAAGACACTCTTTGGTTGGATTAGGGCTTTACCATTATGCTctgatttccttctttcctccctccctccctccctcctttcttctttgtagAAACACAAGTCAGTCACAGCAGGGCCCAAGATCTTGATTAAATAAACACTTCTGCTGGGGACAGGCAGTCGACCAACACAGGGGCTGAGGGTGACAAGTTCAGGACAGTGCTTAAGGTACTTGTGCACTATCTTGGTGTGCTGGGTTCTAATCTCCTGTTCCTTAATCATTACATTTGCCctagcccctccccccagctttagaagttctttctctttttaaacctaAGGCAAAAGGAGTGAAACTTGGAATGTTAGTAATGTAGAAAATGAGAATAGCTGAGCTAGAGCTCACCTGGAAATTACTGAGCTGAAAGAACGGAGTCAGGGATGGACTAAACTAAACAAGACATGTGACGGTGTGTTTGGTGCCCAGCTCTGGGCAGAACACTCAGGTCCTACACCCTCCTACACCCCACTGTCCATTGTGTCACTTCTAGGTAGTGCCCACCTGACCCTTTTTCGGGGACTCCTCTGATACTCCGGTCTGcatctcctttcctcccagttagGGGAGCCACTCCGTGTCTAGTTGTTGGAGAGTTGTCATGACGTCAGGTTGTGCCTTTGACTGGACTGGCTGTACTTTCAGTTTGGAGAATGGCCTGAGGGAGGCTGGGGTCAATCACCATGTAGAATGTGAGGCTAGCAATCCAGGCCAGAGATGAAGACTTGTATATTTATGAGCACACCCTGAGCCAAAGGGAGGAGCCAATAGTGGGTTTGAGTTTTTGTTCCTATCTGCCCCACCTCAGGATATGCTGGCAAGGCTGTCTGATTCTTGCTTTCAACCACcctcaggccaggccaggccctgTGTGCCTGCTCACCTGGACCTCCCATCTACTCCAAGCTGTTGATGTATTGCTGCCTTGAAGAACCCATGGCCTGGTGGGGCCCTTGTCTTGAGGTGCTTGATAAATGTGTGTGGGAACATCAAACTGTGAAGAAGGTAGTGAAATAATCAGAGGCTTCTACTTCAGAAGGACCCTTAGGAAGATGGCTCACTCCTTTTGCCATATCTTTAAAAAGAGGTCAGTGCCACCCTTTTCATAGGCAAGAGTTCAAacctttgttttgttgcttttttctgagacagagtttctctgtgtagccttggctgtcctggaactaagtagaccaggctggcctcgaactcagagatctgcctgcctctacctctgggattaaagctgtgtgccagcACTGCCCGGCAACTATGCCCCGGCCAGTGTATGCCTTCTTGCCAGCTGTTTTCAGATGCCAGGACTAGGTCTTTACCAAAGACACTAGCTTTGTATATACTGACAGCATCTGCGGCCCAGAGCGCAGCTTCAGAGGAATACCACCTTTCCCGTAGCTGGAGGCTGGGGTTTGCCAGTAAGGGTTAGCATGGGGGTGGTACTCTGTAGTTGATGCAGGCTAGGCAGGGAAGGCCAGCCAGGGTTtcaaaagggaaagaaacaatGGGAAAGTCATTGTCTGTTTCCCCATAGCTTTGCATTGGATGCACACAGATGCAAAGTCTTTCCTAGGGCTCCCCCAGGTGGCCCTTTTAAGGAATAACATCCACTCAAATGTGTAAGCCTTGCCTGGTTCCAGCTTCTTTGGTAGAAGGCAAGTTCcccactacctttttttttttttaattttattttatgtgtattagtgtgaaggtgtcagatcccttggagttggggtcatagacagttgtgaactgccatgtgggtgctgggaattgaacccgggtcctttggaagagcagacagtgctcttaaccactgagccatctctccagccctccctacTACCTTTTTACTGACAAAGCTGAGTGACCTTGAAAGAAGTGAGAAGGCTTGTGCCAGCTCCGACTGACTGCATCAGCTTTGGTTCCAAGTCTGTTCTGGTCAAAACCTGTATTAACCCCTCTTACTTCTAAGTCCCTCTGAGTCCAACGAGCCAAGTTTCCAGAGTTGAAAGGGCATGGAGATCTCATTCCAGATTTCATGCATGGGCCAGGGATCATCCCCTCCCCTGAAACTATCAGTCCCTGCTCAAACACTCCCAGCATCAGTGAAACTGTTCCTCACACCCAACCCCTGGCTATACTATAGACGGGCTAATTACAGCTGAGGGATGCTGTCTTGTGGGCTAGAGGAGGTGGAAGGGGCAGCCCCAAGCTTGTGTGGCAGCTTCACACAAGGCCAGCctgctgggtctggaggtagggACTCCTATGTTGCCCAGACCCAAGGTGCTCTAGGCTTACTAGTTTTAGGGACCTTTCTCAGGTTCCCAGAAAATAAAAGCTTAGGTTCAGGGTGGTGACCTGGGCTGGTCACTCTTCATAGTCTCTCTTCCTGGCAATTTACACACAAATGGGGGGGGGGCAATGGCTGGGGAGTGCTTGGACTGACTGCACGTAGCTAAGCTGTGCACAATGGCAGCACACTTCCTTCCACCTCCAATGCATCTTCCTGATCCTACAGGGCAGAGACAACTACACCACAGCTGGTAAGACCTGCGCCCCAGGGTAAGGTAGTAAACAGGGGAAGCAGTATGCAAGCCCTATTTACTGTGTTGCTTAAAGACCCACCCTGTCCTGTATCCTCACCTCTGCTCAGGCCAGTGATAGTGAAAAAGGCTGTCCTGGGCCCCTGCACAACTCTCCTCACTTCCCTTGGGTCTCCACGTCAGGGTGAGATTGAGGATCTGCAATGCCAAGTCCTTCAGGCATGGTGGGGACAAGGACAACAACCCCTCTCAGCAAACACAACGTCCTAACCACCCTGTTCCTCCCACTGCCCTCCATCCCTCAAAGGTGATTCACTTTGAAAGATGTGAAAAAAGgacttttcctctttcttccctgtaCTAATAAAGTAGTTAAGACAATTCAgtccatttttgttttatttgttaaacTGCTAAAAAGTCATGGGGGGGGCATTAACAAAAATGAAGTTGACAGATTTAAATATCCATGAATTCCACTTTCATTCCTACACTGTGATGTGCCTAAAATGACTATCAGGGCGAGCCACCTGGCACCCCTGAGTTATATGGGAAACATCACTCACAGCACCAGCTTTGCCAGGGCACAGTGGGCGTGCGATGACATGAGCCCTGGTTGGTAGGAGGGGTCAGAGCGAGCAGAGCGAGGACAGTGGAGCCAAAGTGGCTGGCATTCATTCACTCACAAAGATGGCAGTGAGAGGCCACCTACTGGTAAGAGCAAACCGTGCCTTCGGCAGTACTGGAGGCCAGGCTTCCTTACCCTAGACCCTTCAGACCCTCCCCACTGTAGTATGTGCTGGTGAGACCACAGATAACGCAAAGCTGAGCATTCACCATGCCGGAGGCACCGTGAGGACGAGGACAGACGGACAGACCGAGCAGGTGATTCACTTTGAAGGGGAAggaaaaaagcaaagcagaaggaacttagaaagacaaagtaaAGGAAGAGAGGATCTTCTTGTTCTGTTGCCAGTGGCTTTTTGTCCTCCAAAGTTGAGCCTTCCTGTAATAatgctttctcctctcctctcttctttaaGGAGTTCCAAGACCGTTCATTCTTCCACAGTTCATGGTTTCAGTTCTTGCTATTGCTCAAATATTAGAATCAATCAACCCACAGAAAGCTGGGAGGGCAAGCCCAGCATTATCTTACACAAAATTTCAATTTTGTTTCTATACCATATTGGTGCTTccaaaatgggggtggggggtaggggtGCTGTGGCGCCCTCAtccaaagcaagcaagaaaggcagaaacaggaatgAAAACGAATGCTCTCTGCTGCATGGTGTGCAGGATGCATGAACAGGAAGCTCTGTGCAGGAGCAGAACAGTGCCCAGAACTCTCATATGAGGCCAGCAAAATGACTGAAGTTTATTTGACCGAGGGCTCTCAAAGGCACACTTGCAGGAATGGAAAGGGTTAAAGCTTCAAGTAGAAACAAGATGtattttaaatacttaaatactgataaatattttctttaggtgCTCCTGAGGGTTCAAACAAAATACTTTTGTCTCATGTCTCTCAGGGAATTTTAAGACAAAATTGGTATCATGTCAAAAGAGGAGTTGTGGTTGAATCTGAACTGATGGCTGTAGGAATGCTGACCTCTGCTGAGACACCGGAAGTCCTACTACACACATATCCTTAAGGGGCTGAGGAGACCACCACGTTCACTGTTGAGTCACTTCCCACAGCACAAAGCCACAGTGCTCAGGGACTACCAAGTCCTACATGGCTGGGTGCAGTCGaggctcattctgtcttctctAGAGGGACTGCAGACACCTGGCTCTCAGCATTGTAGGCATCCTCCAAACTCCAGAGGAACCCATAACTTTCTAAGAGGTTAGTATTTCTGTTGCCTGCCTACTTGGAAAGAGTAGAAGAATCAACAGTTGACAGCCACCCAGCTGAGgaaggccacaggggaagagaaagactaCAAAGTGGAGATTCTGAACTTTCAAGTGTCCTAATACTTGATGTTTGAGCAGAAACCAAGTGCAGAGGCACCCTCCACACAAACCCAGCACGACAGTTCCAGCACCACCAGGCTGCTTATCTGCTGGCCTCACCTCTTAGGTCAGGACCCCACAGTATCCAACAGTCTCAGCCAAAGGACTGGCAACAGCAACACAGCAGGGAGCTGGACTGTAGGACACACAGGAAGTAGGCACAGGGGTGTTCCAGAGCGCATGCCTCAAGGGCAGGCCCTTTCCTGGGCTTCAAATCGAGGACATTCCTGCCAAGACCACCAGAGCAAAGCTATTGGCTCAGGGCAGAAGAACATGAAGCAGAGACACACACCCGTCTGACAGGTAGAGTGCTGGCTGTGAGCCAGGACCAAGGGCCAGCTGCTGTGGGCTTGTGCTTAGGAGACACTGACAAGAAAAAAGGAGAGTGGGGCTGGGAAACACGTTTGTTATTTCAATTTCAGTcttaaaggcaaaataaaaatcCTTTACCTATTGATGAGAAACCACCAAGATCGATAGTTGCATGGCCATCTTATTTTGATGTCTCCTATGTCCAGGCTATGGCTTAGAGACTACTAATTTACAGCTTTCtctttaaacaaaataaatactctCCTGGTTGGTTGTACTTTATCTAGGAAATGAAgtgaaagtagaaacaaaaaccCTGTTTGGGGGACACAAGAGCAAGTCATGAAGGATGGAGCTGCTCCAAGGTCAAGGGCATGATACTCAAGCTGCTCACTTGGCAACATCACAGAAGGTTGTgtcacaagtggcaggcagaggcaggaggatctctatgagctacatattgagaccttgccttgggggtgggggtgtcttttaattcttcaaagattttttttgtttcattttatttttctcaatgctCTCTTTTGTTTGACTTCTGATCCACTCTTAAACTTCCAGGGGCTGCCTTGAAAGGTagcagggaactgaaccctgcACTCTCAGATTCAGGATCAGGAGCCGTATCAATCGAGctatccaaaactccaaaactcCCTTgacagttgtgttttttttttttttttttttttggtaaatgatACTGCATTCTTAATTTTGTCTTGTTGAGAAGAGTCTCATCATATAACCCAGATTAGCCCCAAACCTaaaatcatcctgcctctgccccaagtGAAGTGTGTACCAGCACACTTCAGTGAATCCGGACTGGCCTCAGGGATGTTGGTAAAGACTATCTAAAGATTTGATTTCTATGGACACTAGAGTTTTGTGAGAAAGGCAGAAATGACAAAAGTTctggggcttaaaaaaaaataaaaaataaaaaaataaaaggccaaatacccaaaatgaaacaacatcccaaaccaaaccaccaaaaGACAGGGGAGCAGCCTACAGACAGACAAGAGGCCTCTGAGGGcaattctaaaagaaaaacaagtatgtTTTTTGGCAACTTGCAACCAAACACGATTGTCAGAAAATTCCATAATCAGACACTGAATGTTTGCTGAGACGTAGGGAGAACGAAAAAAGACCAATGGACAGGAAGGAGGCAGACAGATGGATGACTCCAGCATGTGGGGAACAGTACTTCTTGTTGGGTGATTTCTCTGGATCAGAGGGCAGAAGGGACTGGGCACAGGGTGCTTCTGCAGAGCCACCACAGGTACTCTGTGGTTTAAGCAGGAACAGGGGAAGAACTGTTTTCTGTGACTGACCCTGCAGCCCCGTGGCTGAAGCCTCTTCCTGGTGTCCTGTCTAGGCCCATTGTTTCTGACTCTGAGAAGGCCACAGAAAGGTCACAGGGGCTCTTCAGCTTCTTGTGGGAAGTTACTTTGTCAGTCTGTCCCCTTACTTCCCGGTCTAGTTACCAGCAGAGTAGAAAAGGCCAGCACAGCCTCTCCTAAGACAGCAAGAGCTGATCTGAACCAGGATGAAGATCTCCCCTTTATTTGTAAACAGAGTTGGCTATAtaatatatctgtgtgtgtgtgtgtgtgtgtatatgtatatatatatatcttttccTTAATGGAGATTTGATCCCAGCCTGATATGACAGGCGTGGAATTGGGAGTTTTGGTTTATGGGAGTCATGTTTTTCCCAAGTCTCAGTCCAAATGCTTGTACACTGGAAAATTCCAAATTAAAAGCCACAGAAAGGGAAGGGATTTTGAACAAATTATCTCTTTGCTCGAACAAAGTACAAGGCGTTTGTTTTTGGATAGTACTTCACATTCTGCTTCTTGTCCATGAGCCCTCCAAATATGATGAGCTCTCCTCTGCCTTGCACCACTGTGTGCAGGCTGGTTTCAGGAGGTCCGACCACAGAACTACTAGTAAATACTTTCCACTTGACCCGGCCTTTCTCCTTGGTATCTTTAATGTCCAGCACATACATCTGCATGGGTTTGCAGTTCATACTCTGGTACAGGGGTTTGCCAACATTGAGGGACTGTGGAGGGTGGTGGCCCAGACGTCGAGCAATGGGGGGTAAGGAATGACCATCTCCTTGGGCTGGTCCTGGGCGGGGGATGGGTACTGTTTCTCCACTGCTCAGGCTCTGATTCCCAGGGGAGCTTGGAGAAGACCCAAGAGGAGGACTTAGTGCAGCTGAGGCTGAGGGGCCTTTGGATGACATCGCTTTGATGGCTTCCAAGCTCCGACGCAGGGCACCAGGAGATACAGCCCCTGCCAGCGCATTGGCCACGTGTGGTGGGGTGTGAACACCATTGGTCTGTTCTGGAGGGTGTCTCACACTCCCTGCCGCTGTCCTGTTGTCTGTGCTATCCACGTGACTGCTACTGGAAGCAGACTTCAGGTCCCAATTCAGATCAATGGAATTTAGCCTCAGGTCCTTCTGGTCTGGTAGAGACCCTCGTCGGGGGGGCAGAGAAAGTCCCATTCTTAAGTCATACCCTTCAGAGGCAGATGGAGTGCTTGGAGATACCACCTGCACAGGGCTGTCTAAGGAAGCACCCCCAACAGCTGCTGTTCCTGGAGACAAATTTCCACCATTGAGGATGGGAGAGCCATCTCCTCTGGCTGGGGAGAGGCTCCCTTCCCGGGAACCTGAAGGAGTCTGCCTCTGAGCCCTGGGTCTCAGTGTTCCCCAGCGGCCATTAACACAAGGAGCTTCATCCATGCTCCTCACTGGGGACTGGGAGCGGTACTCTCGGGTTTCGGGAACCAGGGCTGGAGGAGTGGCACTGATAGGTGATGGGCGAGAGTTCAAACTGGGGCTGAGGGGCGCTCTCCCACTAGGAGCCTGGCTGAAGACCACCACACACTGTCCCACCTGGAAGACAAAGGACTCGTGCTCACACCCTCGCCCTCTGTTCTGATCATTCATGCAACTATCAAATTTTCTAACACGGCCACTGGGAATGGGCCAGGTGTTTTGTAGATCTGATCCACGGAAATGAAAGTAACCGTCATGTTGGCTAGAAAGGCAAGTAGACAAGAATAACTGTTGCTACAATGTGACGTTATCAGTTATGGCTGTGGAATAGGGGTGTCTGTTTGAGGGACCCTGGAAAACATTCTGTAGACAAATGGATGCTTAAAGCTACAAGTGAAATGATATGCACCTATGTCCTCCTATCAAGCAGCTCATGGTCGTGGGAAATACTAAAAGAGCACATGACAGCAAACTGTTTCCTACTTCTGTACACATTTCCCTTAAagcttaaaaaattaatttggtTTTCCAATTTAGGGTATTTCCTGATGGCTGCTCATTCCCTACTTACCCGGCAGGCTGGATGGCACCAGAGCTCTGGGGCTCCATGGTCTTCATTTTCTACCTTGAGTGGCT encodes the following:
- the Fbxo42 gene encoding F-box only protein 42, which encodes MASSSDSEDDSFMAVDQEETVLEGTMEQDEDPHPVLEVEDTRHNRSMSELPEEVLEYILSFLSPYQEHKTAALVCKQWYRLIKGVAHQCYHGFMKAVQEGNIQWESRTYPYPGTPITQRFSHSACYYDANQSMYVFGGCTQSSCNAAFNDLWRLDLNSKEWIRPLASGSYPSPKAGATLVVYKDLLVLFGGWTRPSPYPLHQPERFFDEIHTYSPSKNWWNCIVTTHGPPPMAGHSSCVIGDKMIVFGGSLGSRQMSNEVWVLDLEQWAWSKPNISGPSPHPRGGQSQIVIDDATILILGGCGGPNALFKDAWLLHMHPGPWAWQPLKVENEDHGAPELWCHPACRVGQCVVVFSQAPSGRAPLSPSLNSRPSPISATPPALVPETREYRSQSPVRSMDEAPCVNGRWGTLRPRAQRQTPSGSREGSLSPARGDGSPILNGGNLSPGTAAVGGASLDSPVQVVSPSTPSASEGYDLRMGLSLPPRRGSLPDQKDLRLNSIDLNWDLKSASSSSHVDSTDNRTAAGSVRHPPEQTNGVHTPPHVANALAGAVSPGALRRSLEAIKAMSSKGPSASAALSPPLGSSPSSPGNQSLSSGETVPIPRPGPAQGDGHSLPPIARRLGHHPPQSLNVGKPLYQSMNCKPMQMYVLDIKDTKEKGRVKWKVFTSSSVVGPPETSLHTVVQGRGELIIFGGLMDKKQNVKYYPKTNALYFVRAKR